One stretch of Cygnus olor isolate bCygOlo1 chromosome 1, bCygOlo1.pri.v2, whole genome shotgun sequence DNA includes these proteins:
- the CAPRIN2 gene encoding caprin-2 isoform X8, with the protein MVQLSQAPFRRPSSPSGRSEDGEEKGMKAAKQQVNALGESQPSPSPLQTALNSAASPSQAYETYIDNGLICLKHKIRNIEKKKLKLEDYKDRLKKGEALNQDQLEAVEKYDEVVHNLEFAKELQKTFSGLSQDLLKAQRKAQRRESLLKLEAEKKKLRTILQVQYVLQNFTQEHVQKDFKGGVNGAIYLPSKELDYLIRFAKLTCPERNENLSVEDQMEQSSLYFWDLLEGSEKPVVGTTYKHMKDLLSKLLDSGYFESIPAPRTPVPVKELEEVNRKSERTRQISKGESVKETESLMELMKSEIQPQEFLNRRYLPEAEYSVKKKPEEPKSWEAESARKQEPPKSWEMLVDIEEQKQKQETLKPWESRVRQQETKRPDSPKPWEARVKEEEQKRDPTKPWETRVEEEQKKQEAPKAWVARVREEQESPKPWVAKVREEQEQKKQESPKPWVAKIREDQEQKKQESPKAWVTKAKEEPEQKQESPKPWVTQTREEPEQKKTEPVKSWEMHVREEPEQKKQEPVKAWAAAHVREEPEQKKQETREAWETAERQQQVSSQQLQNPPKSWGAASVGPKEQMGPKKFDMEPKEVPKPVHQPAAEFCSTSTLPKDPVLRREKLQDLMTQIQGTYNFMQESILDFDKASPSAIGSSQPPSVTPASSPVVSKEQKLPSQSDFLQQPLQATASSMTLHGSNTSLASADQTLSGSETEDLVTPQTPQASASLSQETEKYASQSLYQTSSRISEPLIPKKIEIAQATVPLPSEPQSPLPTSSTSVTPVPQGQSFQSPPASSSSVTITAAPFQAMQTVFKVNAPLPPRKDQEIKEDSSYSAGYNQSFSTASTQTPPQCQLQSSHVAEQTSLSQESLSSAQTNVIPRPPQPYLNSRGSVRGSARGGRSLANSYRSPGGYKGFDAYRGSPSITNGNYGQLQFPGRDYAGMPYSQRDVNYQQCYKRGGITSGPRANSRAGWSDSSQVSSPERDNETFNSGDSGQGDSRSITPVDMPVTSQAATILPVHVYPLPQQMRVAFSAARTSNLAPGTLDQPIVFDLLLNNLGETFDIQLGRFNCPVNGTYVFIFHMLKLAVNVPLYVNLMKNEEVLVSAYANDGAPDHETASNHAVLQLFQGDQIWLRLHRGAIYGSSWKYSTFSGYLLYQD; encoded by the exons ATGGTGCAGCTTTCCCAAGCCCCTTTCCGCCGCCCATCGTCACCTTCAGGCCGGTCAGAGGACGGGGAGGAGAAGGGCATGAAGGCGGCCAAGCAGCAGGTGAACGCGTTGGGGGAGAGCcagccttcccccagccccctgcagaCTGCGCTCAACTCGGCGGCCTCTCCTTCCCAGGCGTACGAGACTTACATTGATAATGGGCTTATCTGCCTCAAACACAAGATCAGGAATATTGAGAAAAAGAAG CTTAAGCTAGAAGACTACAAAGATCGACTGAAGAAGGGAGAAGCCCTCAATCAAGACCAGTTG GAGGCAGTAGAGAAATATGATGAAGTAGTACACAACTTAGAATTTGCCAAGGAGCTTCAGAAGACTTTTTCAGGTCTTAGCCAAGAT CTgctgaaagcacagagaaaggctCAAAGAAGAGAGAGTCTATTGAAGCttgaagcagagaagaaaaaactgcGTACAATACTTCAAGTCCAGTATGTGCTGCAGAACTTCACTCAAGAGCATGTTCAGAAGGATTTCAAAGGTGGTGTGAATGGTGCAATATACTTGCCTTCTAAAGAACTAGACTACCTCATAAGATTTGCAAAACTGACATGtccagaaagaaatgagaacttGAG TGTTGAAGATCAGATGGAACAATCATCTCTCTACTTCTGGGACCTTCTAGAAGGCAGTGAGAAGCCTGTAGTTGGAACAACAT aTAAACATATGAAGGACCTGTTATCCAAACTTCTAGACTCTGGTTACTTTGAAAGTATTCCTGCTCCTCGCACCCCTGTGCCGGTAAAAGAATTGGAAGAAGTAAATAGAAAATCTGAGAGGACAAGACAAATTTCAAAAGGAGAGTCTGTCAAGGAAACAG AATCCCTTATGGAGCTTATGAAGTCTGAAATACAGCCACAGGAG TTTCTCAACAGGCGTTATTTGCCTGAAGCAGAATACTCTGTCAAGAAGAAGCCAGAAGAGCCCAAGTCTTGGGAAGCTGAGAGTGCTAGAAAACAAGAACCACCGAAGTCGTGGGAAATGCTTGTTGATATtgaagagcagaaacagaaacaagagaCCTTAAAGCCTTGGGAATCTCGTGTTAGgcagcaggaaacaaaaagacCAGATTCACCAAAGCCTTGGGAAGCTCGTGTTAAAGAAGAGGAACAGAAGCGTGACCCTACAAAGCCATGGGAGACTCGTGttgaagaagaacaaaagaagcaagaagCTCCAAAGGCCTGGGTAGCACGTGTTCGAGAGGAGCAGGAGTCCCCCAAACCTTGGGTAGCAAAGGTTAGGGAAGAGcaggaacagaagaaacaggagTCACCTAAGCCATGGGTAGCAAAAATTAGGGAAgaccaggaacagaaaaaacaagagTCACCAAAAGCTTGGGTGACCAAAGCTAAGGAAGAACCAGAACAAAAGCAGGAATCTCCAAAACCTTGGGTGACCCAAACTAGGGAGGAACCAGAACAAAAGAAGACAGAACCTGTGAAATCATGGGAAATGCATGTTAGGGAAGAGCCCGAGCAAAAGAAGCAGGAGCCTGTGAAGGCTTGGGCTGCTGCACATGTTAGGGAGGAGCCAGagcaaaagaagcaggaaaCTCGAGAGGCTTGGGAAAcagctgagaggcagcagcaagtGTCATCACAGCAGTTACAGAATCCTCCGAAGTCCTGGGGAGCTGCAAGTGTTGGGCCAAAGGAGCAGATGGGGCCAAAGAAGTTTGATATGGAACCCAAAGAA GTGCCTAAACCTGTACATCAGCCAGCTGCAGAATTTTGCTCTACTTCAACTCTTCCAAAAGATCCAGTACTGAGAAGGGAAAAACTTCAAGATCTGATGACTCAGATACAAGGGACTTATAACTTCATGCaa gagtcCATTCTGGATTTTGATAAAGCTTCACCAAGTGCCATTGGTTCATCTCAACCACCTTCAGTTACTCCAGCAAGTAGTCCTGTAG tttcaaaagaacagaaactgcCAAGTCAAAGTGATTTTCTTCAACAACCCCTTCAG GCTACTGCTTCATCCATGACCCTGCATGGTTCTAATACTTCCCTAGCATCTGCTGATCAGACCCTTTCTGGCTCTGAAACTGAAGACTTGGTGACACCACAGACGCCACAG GCATCAGCATCACTTTCTCAAGAGACTGAGAAATATGCTTCCCAGTCATTGTATCAGACAAGTTCGCGTATTTCTGAGCCACTGATACCTAAAAAGATTGAAATTGCTCAG GCAACTGTTCCCCTCCCAAGTGAGCCACAGTCACCGTTGCCGACTTCGAGCACCTCTGTAACACCAGTACCACAAGGGCAAAGCTTTCAGTCTCCTCCAGCAAGTAGCAGTTCTGTGACAATAACAGCAGCTCCCTTTCAGGCTATGCAGACT GTATTTAAGGTGAATGCACCGCTGCCTCCACGTAAAGACCAGGAAATTAAAGAGGATTCTTCATATTCAGCAGGATATAACCAGAGTTTCTCTACAGCAAGTACACAGACTCCTCCTCAATGCCAGCTGCAATCTTCTCATGTTGCAGAACAAACCTCTCTTTCACAAGAATCTCTGTCTTCAG CACAGACTAATGTTATACCAAGACCCCCTCAGCCTTACCTTAATAGTCGTGGGTCTGTCAGAGGATCTGCTAGAGGTGGAAGGTCACTGGCCAATTCATATCGTTCGCCTGGTGGGTATAAAG GTTTTGATGCTTACAGAGGCTCACCCTCAATAACTAATGGCAACTATGGCCAGCTGCAGTTCCCTGGTAGAGATTATGCTGGAATGCCATATTCTCAGAGG gATGTTAACTACCAGCAGTGCTATAAACGAGGTGGGATAACTAGTGGTCCTCGAGCAAATTCAAGAG CAGGGTGGAGTGATTCTTCTCAGGTGAGCAGTCCAGAACGAGACAACGAAACCTTTAACAGTGGGGACTCTGGGCAGGGAGACTCCCGCAGCATCACCCCCGTTGATATGCCAGTGACAAGCCAAGCTGCCACCATACTACCAGTGCATGTCTACCCCCTCCCGCAGCAGATGAGAGTTGCCTTCTCTGCAGCCAGAACATCTAACTTGGCCCCTGGAACTCTAGACCAGCCAATTGTGTTTGACCTGCTGCTGAACAACCTTGGAGAAACTTTTGACATCCAGCTTGGTAGATTTAATTGTCCAGTGAATGGTACTTATGTCTTCATCTTCCACATGCTGAAGCTGGCTGTAAATGTTCCCCTATATGTGAATCTCATGAAGAATGAAGAGGTCCTAGTGTCGGCATATGCAAATGATGGGGCTCCTGATCATGAGACTGCTAGTAATCATGCagtcctgcagctgttccagggGGATCAGATCTGGTTACGTCTGCATCGGGGAGCCATCTATGGAAGTAGCTGGAAATACTCTACCTTTTCGGGATACCTCCTTTATCAGGACTAA
- the CAPRIN2 gene encoding caprin-2 isoform X3: MVQLSQAPFRRPSSPSGRSEDGEEKGMKAAKQQVNALGESQPSPSPLQTALNSAASPSQAYETYIDNGLICLKHKIRNIEKKKLKLEDYKDRLKKGEALNQDQLEAVEKYDEVVHNLEFAKELQKTFSGLSQDLLKAQRKAQRRESLLKLEAEKKKLRTILQVQYVLQNFTQEHVQKDFKGGVNGAIYLPSKELDYLIRFAKLTCPERNENLSVEDQMEQSSLYFWDLLEGSEKPVVGTTYKHMKDLLSKLLDSGYFESIPAPRTPVPVKELEEVNRKSERTRQISKGESVKETESLMELMKSEIQPQEFLNRRYLPEAEYSVKKKPEEPKSWEAESARKQEPPKSWEMLVDIEEQKQKQETLKPWESRVRQQETKRPDSPKPWEARVKEEEQKRDPTKPWETRVEEEQKKQEAPKAWVARVREEQESPKPWVAKVREEQEQKKQESPKPWVAKIREDQEQKKQESPKAWVTKAKEEPEQKQESPKPWVTQTREEPEQKKTEPVKSWEMHVREEPEQKKQEPVKAWAAAHVREEPEQKKQETREAWETAERQQQVSSQQLQNPPKSWGAASVGPKEQMGPKKFDMEPKEVPKPVHQPAAEFCSTSTLPKDPVLRREKLQDLMTQIQGTYNFMQESILDFDKASPSAIGSSQPPSVTPASSPVVSKEQKLPSQSDFLQQPLQATASSMTLHGSNTSLASADQTLSGSETEDLVTPQTPQASASLSQETEKYASQSLYQTSSRISEPLIPKKIEIAQATVPLPSEPQSPLPTSSTSVTPVPQGQSFQSPPASSSSVTITAAPFQAMQTVFKVNAPLPPRKDQEIKEDSSYSAGYNQSFSTASTQTPPQCQLQSSHVAEQTSLSQESLSSAVNYQPDGAVPVSNGSLAFYPAQTNVIPRPPQPYLNSRGSVRGSARGGRSLANSYRSPGGYKGFDAYRGSPSITNGNYGQLQFPGRDYAGMPYSQRDVNYQQCYKRGGITSGPRANSRAGWSDSSQVSSPERDNETFNSGDSGQGDSRSITPVDMPVTSQAATILPVHVYPLPQQMRVAFSAARTSNLAPGTLDQPIVFDLLLNNLGETFDIQLGRFNCPVNGTYVFIFHMLKLAVNVPLYVNLMKNEEVLVSAYANDGAPDHETASNHAVLQLFQGDQIWLRLHRGAIYGSSWKYSTFSGYLLYQD; encoded by the exons ATGGTGCAGCTTTCCCAAGCCCCTTTCCGCCGCCCATCGTCACCTTCAGGCCGGTCAGAGGACGGGGAGGAGAAGGGCATGAAGGCGGCCAAGCAGCAGGTGAACGCGTTGGGGGAGAGCcagccttcccccagccccctgcagaCTGCGCTCAACTCGGCGGCCTCTCCTTCCCAGGCGTACGAGACTTACATTGATAATGGGCTTATCTGCCTCAAACACAAGATCAGGAATATTGAGAAAAAGAAG CTTAAGCTAGAAGACTACAAAGATCGACTGAAGAAGGGAGAAGCCCTCAATCAAGACCAGTTG GAGGCAGTAGAGAAATATGATGAAGTAGTACACAACTTAGAATTTGCCAAGGAGCTTCAGAAGACTTTTTCAGGTCTTAGCCAAGAT CTgctgaaagcacagagaaaggctCAAAGAAGAGAGAGTCTATTGAAGCttgaagcagagaagaaaaaactgcGTACAATACTTCAAGTCCAGTATGTGCTGCAGAACTTCACTCAAGAGCATGTTCAGAAGGATTTCAAAGGTGGTGTGAATGGTGCAATATACTTGCCTTCTAAAGAACTAGACTACCTCATAAGATTTGCAAAACTGACATGtccagaaagaaatgagaacttGAG TGTTGAAGATCAGATGGAACAATCATCTCTCTACTTCTGGGACCTTCTAGAAGGCAGTGAGAAGCCTGTAGTTGGAACAACAT aTAAACATATGAAGGACCTGTTATCCAAACTTCTAGACTCTGGTTACTTTGAAAGTATTCCTGCTCCTCGCACCCCTGTGCCGGTAAAAGAATTGGAAGAAGTAAATAGAAAATCTGAGAGGACAAGACAAATTTCAAAAGGAGAGTCTGTCAAGGAAACAG AATCCCTTATGGAGCTTATGAAGTCTGAAATACAGCCACAGGAG TTTCTCAACAGGCGTTATTTGCCTGAAGCAGAATACTCTGTCAAGAAGAAGCCAGAAGAGCCCAAGTCTTGGGAAGCTGAGAGTGCTAGAAAACAAGAACCACCGAAGTCGTGGGAAATGCTTGTTGATATtgaagagcagaaacagaaacaagagaCCTTAAAGCCTTGGGAATCTCGTGTTAGgcagcaggaaacaaaaagacCAGATTCACCAAAGCCTTGGGAAGCTCGTGTTAAAGAAGAGGAACAGAAGCGTGACCCTACAAAGCCATGGGAGACTCGTGttgaagaagaacaaaagaagcaagaagCTCCAAAGGCCTGGGTAGCACGTGTTCGAGAGGAGCAGGAGTCCCCCAAACCTTGGGTAGCAAAGGTTAGGGAAGAGcaggaacagaagaaacaggagTCACCTAAGCCATGGGTAGCAAAAATTAGGGAAgaccaggaacagaaaaaacaagagTCACCAAAAGCTTGGGTGACCAAAGCTAAGGAAGAACCAGAACAAAAGCAGGAATCTCCAAAACCTTGGGTGACCCAAACTAGGGAGGAACCAGAACAAAAGAAGACAGAACCTGTGAAATCATGGGAAATGCATGTTAGGGAAGAGCCCGAGCAAAAGAAGCAGGAGCCTGTGAAGGCTTGGGCTGCTGCACATGTTAGGGAGGAGCCAGagcaaaagaagcaggaaaCTCGAGAGGCTTGGGAAAcagctgagaggcagcagcaagtGTCATCACAGCAGTTACAGAATCCTCCGAAGTCCTGGGGAGCTGCAAGTGTTGGGCCAAAGGAGCAGATGGGGCCAAAGAAGTTTGATATGGAACCCAAAGAA GTGCCTAAACCTGTACATCAGCCAGCTGCAGAATTTTGCTCTACTTCAACTCTTCCAAAAGATCCAGTACTGAGAAGGGAAAAACTTCAAGATCTGATGACTCAGATACAAGGGACTTATAACTTCATGCaa gagtcCATTCTGGATTTTGATAAAGCTTCACCAAGTGCCATTGGTTCATCTCAACCACCTTCAGTTACTCCAGCAAGTAGTCCTGTAG tttcaaaagaacagaaactgcCAAGTCAAAGTGATTTTCTTCAACAACCCCTTCAG GCTACTGCTTCATCCATGACCCTGCATGGTTCTAATACTTCCCTAGCATCTGCTGATCAGACCCTTTCTGGCTCTGAAACTGAAGACTTGGTGACACCACAGACGCCACAG GCATCAGCATCACTTTCTCAAGAGACTGAGAAATATGCTTCCCAGTCATTGTATCAGACAAGTTCGCGTATTTCTGAGCCACTGATACCTAAAAAGATTGAAATTGCTCAG GCAACTGTTCCCCTCCCAAGTGAGCCACAGTCACCGTTGCCGACTTCGAGCACCTCTGTAACACCAGTACCACAAGGGCAAAGCTTTCAGTCTCCTCCAGCAAGTAGCAGTTCTGTGACAATAACAGCAGCTCCCTTTCAGGCTATGCAGACT GTATTTAAGGTGAATGCACCGCTGCCTCCACGTAAAGACCAGGAAATTAAAGAGGATTCTTCATATTCAGCAGGATATAACCAGAGTTTCTCTACAGCAAGTACACAGACTCCTCCTCAATGCCAGCTGCAATCTTCTCATGTTGCAGAACAAACCTCTCTTTCACAAGAATCTCTGTCTTCAG CAGTGAATTATCAACCTGATGGAGCTGTTCCTGTTAGCAATGGTAGTCTCGCCTTTTATCCAGCACAGACTAATGTTATACCAAGACCCCCTCAGCCTTACCTTAATAGTCGTGGGTCTGTCAGAGGATCTGCTAGAGGTGGAAGGTCACTGGCCAATTCATATCGTTCGCCTGGTGGGTATAAAG GTTTTGATGCTTACAGAGGCTCACCCTCAATAACTAATGGCAACTATGGCCAGCTGCAGTTCCCTGGTAGAGATTATGCTGGAATGCCATATTCTCAGAGG gATGTTAACTACCAGCAGTGCTATAAACGAGGTGGGATAACTAGTGGTCCTCGAGCAAATTCAAGAG CAGGGTGGAGTGATTCTTCTCAGGTGAGCAGTCCAGAACGAGACAACGAAACCTTTAACAGTGGGGACTCTGGGCAGGGAGACTCCCGCAGCATCACCCCCGTTGATATGCCAGTGACAAGCCAAGCTGCCACCATACTACCAGTGCATGTCTACCCCCTCCCGCAGCAGATGAGAGTTGCCTTCTCTGCAGCCAGAACATCTAACTTGGCCCCTGGAACTCTAGACCAGCCAATTGTGTTTGACCTGCTGCTGAACAACCTTGGAGAAACTTTTGACATCCAGCTTGGTAGATTTAATTGTCCAGTGAATGGTACTTATGTCTTCATCTTCCACATGCTGAAGCTGGCTGTAAATGTTCCCCTATATGTGAATCTCATGAAGAATGAAGAGGTCCTAGTGTCGGCATATGCAAATGATGGGGCTCCTGATCATGAGACTGCTAGTAATCATGCagtcctgcagctgttccagggGGATCAGATCTGGTTACGTCTGCATCGGGGAGCCATCTATGGAAGTAGCTGGAAATACTCTACCTTTTCGGGATACCTCCTTTATCAGGACTAA
- the CAPRIN2 gene encoding caprin-2 isoform X1 codes for MVQLSQAPFRRPSSPSGRSEDGEEKGMKAAKQQVNALGESQPSPSPLQTALNSAASPSQAYETYIDNGLICLKHKIRNIEKKKLKLEDYKDRLKKGEALNQDQLEAVEKYDEVVHNLEFAKELQKTFSGLSQDLLKAQRKAQRRESLLKLEAEKKKLRTILQVQYVLQNFTQEHVQKDFKGGVNGAIYLPSKELDYLIRFAKLTCPERNENLSVEDQMEQSSLYFWDLLEGSEKPVVGTTYKHMKDLLSKLLDSGYFESIPAPRTPVPVKELEEVNRKSERTRQISKGESVKETESLMELMKSEIQPQEFLNRRYLPEAEYSVKKKPEEPKSWEAESARKQEPPKSWEMLVDIEEQKQKQETLKPWESRVRQQETKRPDSPKPWEARVKEEEQKRDPTKPWETRVEEEQKKQEAPKAWVARVREEQESPKPWVAKVREEQEQKKQESPKPWVAKIREDQEQKKQESPKAWVTKAKEEPEQKQESPKPWVTQTREEPEQKKTEPVKSWEMHVREEPEQKKQEPVKAWAAAHVREEPEQKKQETREAWETAERQQQVSSQQLQNPPKSWGAASVGPKEQMGPKKFDMEPKERRERKQKVEHEIKRVPKPVHQPAAEFCSTSTLPKDPVLRREKLQDLMTQIQGTYNFMQESILDFDKASPSAIGSSQPPSVTPASSPVVSKEQKLPSQSDFLQQPLQATASSMTLHGSNTSLASADQTLSGSETEDLVTPQTPQASASLSQETEKYASQSLYQTSSRISEPLIPKKIEIAQATVPLPSEPQSPLPTSSTSVTPVPQGQSFQSPPASSSSVTITAAPFQAMQTVFKVNAPLPPRKDQEIKEDSSYSAGYNQSFSTASTQTPPQCQLQSSHVAEQTSLSQESLSSAVNYQPDGAVPVSNGSLAFYPAQTNVIPRPPQPYLNSRGSVRGSARGGRSLANSYRSPGGYKGFDAYRGSPSITNGNYGQLQFPGRDYAGMPYSQRDVNYQQCYKRGGITSGPRANSRAGWSDSSQVSSPERDNETFNSGDSGQGDSRSITPVDMPVTSQAATILPVHVYPLPQQMRVAFSAARTSNLAPGTLDQPIVFDLLLNNLGETFDIQLGRFNCPVNGTYVFIFHMLKLAVNVPLYVNLMKNEEVLVSAYANDGAPDHETASNHAVLQLFQGDQIWLRLHRGAIYGSSWKYSTFSGYLLYQD; via the exons ATGGTGCAGCTTTCCCAAGCCCCTTTCCGCCGCCCATCGTCACCTTCAGGCCGGTCAGAGGACGGGGAGGAGAAGGGCATGAAGGCGGCCAAGCAGCAGGTGAACGCGTTGGGGGAGAGCcagccttcccccagccccctgcagaCTGCGCTCAACTCGGCGGCCTCTCCTTCCCAGGCGTACGAGACTTACATTGATAATGGGCTTATCTGCCTCAAACACAAGATCAGGAATATTGAGAAAAAGAAG CTTAAGCTAGAAGACTACAAAGATCGACTGAAGAAGGGAGAAGCCCTCAATCAAGACCAGTTG GAGGCAGTAGAGAAATATGATGAAGTAGTACACAACTTAGAATTTGCCAAGGAGCTTCAGAAGACTTTTTCAGGTCTTAGCCAAGAT CTgctgaaagcacagagaaaggctCAAAGAAGAGAGAGTCTATTGAAGCttgaagcagagaagaaaaaactgcGTACAATACTTCAAGTCCAGTATGTGCTGCAGAACTTCACTCAAGAGCATGTTCAGAAGGATTTCAAAGGTGGTGTGAATGGTGCAATATACTTGCCTTCTAAAGAACTAGACTACCTCATAAGATTTGCAAAACTGACATGtccagaaagaaatgagaacttGAG TGTTGAAGATCAGATGGAACAATCATCTCTCTACTTCTGGGACCTTCTAGAAGGCAGTGAGAAGCCTGTAGTTGGAACAACAT aTAAACATATGAAGGACCTGTTATCCAAACTTCTAGACTCTGGTTACTTTGAAAGTATTCCTGCTCCTCGCACCCCTGTGCCGGTAAAAGAATTGGAAGAAGTAAATAGAAAATCTGAGAGGACAAGACAAATTTCAAAAGGAGAGTCTGTCAAGGAAACAG AATCCCTTATGGAGCTTATGAAGTCTGAAATACAGCCACAGGAG TTTCTCAACAGGCGTTATTTGCCTGAAGCAGAATACTCTGTCAAGAAGAAGCCAGAAGAGCCCAAGTCTTGGGAAGCTGAGAGTGCTAGAAAACAAGAACCACCGAAGTCGTGGGAAATGCTTGTTGATATtgaagagcagaaacagaaacaagagaCCTTAAAGCCTTGGGAATCTCGTGTTAGgcagcaggaaacaaaaagacCAGATTCACCAAAGCCTTGGGAAGCTCGTGTTAAAGAAGAGGAACAGAAGCGTGACCCTACAAAGCCATGGGAGACTCGTGttgaagaagaacaaaagaagcaagaagCTCCAAAGGCCTGGGTAGCACGTGTTCGAGAGGAGCAGGAGTCCCCCAAACCTTGGGTAGCAAAGGTTAGGGAAGAGcaggaacagaagaaacaggagTCACCTAAGCCATGGGTAGCAAAAATTAGGGAAgaccaggaacagaaaaaacaagagTCACCAAAAGCTTGGGTGACCAAAGCTAAGGAAGAACCAGAACAAAAGCAGGAATCTCCAAAACCTTGGGTGACCCAAACTAGGGAGGAACCAGAACAAAAGAAGACAGAACCTGTGAAATCATGGGAAATGCATGTTAGGGAAGAGCCCGAGCAAAAGAAGCAGGAGCCTGTGAAGGCTTGGGCTGCTGCACATGTTAGGGAGGAGCCAGagcaaaagaagcaggaaaCTCGAGAGGCTTGGGAAAcagctgagaggcagcagcaagtGTCATCACAGCAGTTACAGAATCCTCCGAAGTCCTGGGGAGCTGCAAGTGTTGGGCCAAAGGAGCAGATGGGGCCAAAGAAGTTTGATATGGAACCCAAAGAA AGGCGGGAGCGCAAACAGAAGGTtgaacatgaaattaaaaga GTGCCTAAACCTGTACATCAGCCAGCTGCAGAATTTTGCTCTACTTCAACTCTTCCAAAAGATCCAGTACTGAGAAGGGAAAAACTTCAAGATCTGATGACTCAGATACAAGGGACTTATAACTTCATGCaa gagtcCATTCTGGATTTTGATAAAGCTTCACCAAGTGCCATTGGTTCATCTCAACCACCTTCAGTTACTCCAGCAAGTAGTCCTGTAG tttcaaaagaacagaaactgcCAAGTCAAAGTGATTTTCTTCAACAACCCCTTCAG GCTACTGCTTCATCCATGACCCTGCATGGTTCTAATACTTCCCTAGCATCTGCTGATCAGACCCTTTCTGGCTCTGAAACTGAAGACTTGGTGACACCACAGACGCCACAG GCATCAGCATCACTTTCTCAAGAGACTGAGAAATATGCTTCCCAGTCATTGTATCAGACAAGTTCGCGTATTTCTGAGCCACTGATACCTAAAAAGATTGAAATTGCTCAG GCAACTGTTCCCCTCCCAAGTGAGCCACAGTCACCGTTGCCGACTTCGAGCACCTCTGTAACACCAGTACCACAAGGGCAAAGCTTTCAGTCTCCTCCAGCAAGTAGCAGTTCTGTGACAATAACAGCAGCTCCCTTTCAGGCTATGCAGACT GTATTTAAGGTGAATGCACCGCTGCCTCCACGTAAAGACCAGGAAATTAAAGAGGATTCTTCATATTCAGCAGGATATAACCAGAGTTTCTCTACAGCAAGTACACAGACTCCTCCTCAATGCCAGCTGCAATCTTCTCATGTTGCAGAACAAACCTCTCTTTCACAAGAATCTCTGTCTTCAG CAGTGAATTATCAACCTGATGGAGCTGTTCCTGTTAGCAATGGTAGTCTCGCCTTTTATCCAGCACAGACTAATGTTATACCAAGACCCCCTCAGCCTTACCTTAATAGTCGTGGGTCTGTCAGAGGATCTGCTAGAGGTGGAAGGTCACTGGCCAATTCATATCGTTCGCCTGGTGGGTATAAAG GTTTTGATGCTTACAGAGGCTCACCCTCAATAACTAATGGCAACTATGGCCAGCTGCAGTTCCCTGGTAGAGATTATGCTGGAATGCCATATTCTCAGAGG gATGTTAACTACCAGCAGTGCTATAAACGAGGTGGGATAACTAGTGGTCCTCGAGCAAATTCAAGAG CAGGGTGGAGTGATTCTTCTCAGGTGAGCAGTCCAGAACGAGACAACGAAACCTTTAACAGTGGGGACTCTGGGCAGGGAGACTCCCGCAGCATCACCCCCGTTGATATGCCAGTGACAAGCCAAGCTGCCACCATACTACCAGTGCATGTCTACCCCCTCCCGCAGCAGATGAGAGTTGCCTTCTCTGCAGCCAGAACATCTAACTTGGCCCCTGGAACTCTAGACCAGCCAATTGTGTTTGACCTGCTGCTGAACAACCTTGGAGAAACTTTTGACATCCAGCTTGGTAGATTTAATTGTCCAGTGAATGGTACTTATGTCTTCATCTTCCACATGCTGAAGCTGGCTGTAAATGTTCCCCTATATGTGAATCTCATGAAGAATGAAGAGGTCCTAGTGTCGGCATATGCAAATGATGGGGCTCCTGATCATGAGACTGCTAGTAATCATGCagtcctgcagctgttccagggGGATCAGATCTGGTTACGTCTGCATCGGGGAGCCATCTATGGAAGTAGCTGGAAATACTCTACCTTTTCGGGATACCTCCTTTATCAGGACTAA